One Natrinema longum genomic window, GGACGCCCGCGAGCGAGACGGTGTGTTCGCCCCCCAGCGTCAGCGGAACGCCGTCGTTCCAGACGACCTCGCGCAGGGTGCTCGTGAGATACTCGAGGTAGGCCTCGACGTCGGTCCACGCGCGAACGTTGCCGTGATCGACGACGCCCAGTTCCGAGAAGTGCTGGTCCGTCCGGTGGTCGTAATCGTCGAACGGTTCGGCAAAAGATCGAATCCGCTGGGGCCCGAATCGGGTCCCCGGCTGAAAGGTCGTCGTTGCGTCCAGGGGCGCACCGACGACCACGAAGTTCGCGCCTCCACGGTCGGCCGTCCGGCCTCGCGCGTCGGTGTCGCCTCCACGGTCGGACTCGCGCCCTCGCGTGTCGGACGGTTCGCGTTCGTCGGTCGCCCCGGGAAACATTAGACGATCTTTCGCTGATCTTCCATCTCGAGGTATTCGATGTTCTCGTCGGGGGAGACGTCGGCGTCCTCGGGGATGCGCATCGTGATGGTCTCGTAGGTCTCGAGGTCCATGACCTGCATGTCGTTGCCGTCGACCGAGACGACCTGTCCCTGTTTGCGCTCGATGATCGGAACCCAGATCTTCGCGTCGACGGGCTGGGAGAGCGATCGCTTCTTGCCGTCGAAGACGCCTTCGGCCTCGACGCGGGCCTTCGCACTGCCGTGTTTGCCCGGTTTGGCCGTCGAGTAGGCGTTGATCTTACAGGGGGTATCGTCGATCATGACGTAGCTCCCTTCCTGGAGTT contains:
- a CDS encoding translation initiation factor IF-5A, which translates into the protein MAKQQTEVRELQEGSYVMIDDTPCKINAYSTAKPGKHGSAKARVEAEGVFDGKKRSLSQPVDAKIWVPIIERKQGQVVSVDGNDMQVMDLETYETITMRIPEDADVSPDENIEYLEMEDQRKIV